One window of Hoplias malabaricus isolate fHopMal1 chromosome 16, fHopMal1.hap1, whole genome shotgun sequence genomic DNA carries:
- the immp1l gene encoding mitochondrial inner membrane protease subunit 1 — protein sequence MVHRVLWRTLSFVGFSVQYGCVAHCAFEYLGEFVLCSGPSMEPTITNHDVVFSEKLSRHLHRIQRGDVVIAKSLFNPRVNVCKRVMGLEGDKVCTGGDTDSFKTHTFVPRGHVWLEGDNLLNSSDSRTYGPVPYALITGRVFLKLWPLPGFGVLRKSPNNERVAPIN from the exons ATGGTACACCGTGTTTTGTGGAGGACTCTGAGCTTTGTAGGATTCTCGGTGCAGTACGGCTGTGTAGCTCACTGCGCCTTCGAGTACCTGGGAGAATTCGTATTA tgttctGGACCGTCCATGGAACCCACCATCACAAACCATGACGTCGTCTTCTCTGAGAAGCTCAGCCGACACCTGCACAGGATCCAGAG GGGGGATGTGGTCATAGCGAAAAGTCTGTTTAACCCGAGGGTGAACGTGTGTAAGAGGGTGATGGGTTTGGAGGGAGATAAAGTCTGCACCGGCGGCGACACAGACtccttcaaaacacacacattc GTGCCGCGAGGTCATGTGTGGTTGGAAGGTGATAATCTACTGAACTCGAGCGACTCTCGGACTTACGGTCCAGTGCCATATGCCCTCATCACCGGACGAGTCTTTTTAAAG CTGTGGCCTCTTCCAGGTTTTGGAGTTTTGAGAAAAAGCCCCAATAATGAGAGAGTTGCCCCCATCAACTAA